Proteins encoded within one genomic window of Brassica rapa cultivar Chiifu-401-42 chromosome A09, CAAS_Brap_v3.01, whole genome shotgun sequence:
- the LOC103846957 gene encoding F-box/kelch-repeat protein OR23 — translation MPLPIFSSRLQSSSSSSSSSSSSSRPYLPRPKPRIDPTLTLIPGLSNDVARLILSFIPYPHIPRLKSTSKSWYAFLSSKTLISLRRRHDNRHRLSHLLCVFPQDPSISPPLLFDPITLSWRPLPLMPCNPHVYGLCNFAAVGVGSDLYVLGGSAFDTRSYPLDRPLPSSSVFRYSFVKMAWERLAPMLSPRGSFACAAIGGDRIVVAGGGSRHSLFGAAGSRMSSVEVYDVARDEWREMDELPRFRAGCVGFVVEEGEREFWVMGGYCGSRTVSGVLPVDEYCNDAAVMNLDGDEKWRLVGDMWGEGESPKLGKIVAVESVFYMLDKEWILRYEMGSNRWVKESSVPKKAHFDKPVGFVAVNGELHVMILLDGYNLMDTRQRSNAGCLMIHVYDPRKKTWRSVVAKPPFNHQLDFRTTVMCTIRL, via the coding sequence ATGCCTCTACCAATCTTCTCCTCACGCTTAcaatcctcctcctcctcatcatcatcatcatcatcgtcatcacgACCTTATCTCCCTCGCCCCAAGCCACGAATCGACCCAACCCTAACCCTAATCCCGGGCCTATCAAACGACGTCGCGCGCCTCATCCTCTCCTTCATCCCTTACCCCCACATCCCCCGCCTCAAATCCACCTCCAAATCCTGGTACGCCTTCCTCTCCTCCAAAACCCTAATCTCCCTCCGCCGCCGCCACGACAACCGCCACCGCCTCTCGCACCTCCTCTGCGTCTTCCCCCAGGATCCCTCCATCTCGCCGCCGCTCCTCTTCGATCCCATCACTCTCTCCTGGAGACCCCTCCCCTTGATGCCGTGTAACCCCCACGTCTACGGTCTCTGCAACTTCGCCGCCGTCGGGGTGGGATCGGATCTCTACGTCCTCGGCGGGTCGGCGTTCGATACGAGGTCGTATCCTCTCGATCGGCCGTTGCCGAGTTCGTCAGTTTTCCGTTACAGCTTCGTGAAGATGGCGTGGGAGCGGTTGGCTCCCATGCTGTCTCCACGTGGCAGCTTCGCCTGCGCTGCGATTGGTGGGGATAGGATTGTTGTTGCGGGGGGAGGGTCGAGGCATTCGTTGTTCGGTGCTGCTGGGAGCAGGATGAGTTCTGTTGAGGTGTATGACGTGGCGAGAGATGAGTGGAGGGAGATGGATGAGTTGCCTAGGTTTAGAGCTGGTTGTGTCGGGTTTGTTGTtgaggagggagagagagagttttgggtGATGGGTGGATATTGTGGGTCAAGGACTGTTTCTGGAGTTCTACCCGTTGATGAGTACTGTAATGACGCGGCGGTGATGAATCTTGACGGTGATGAGAAGTGGCGTTTGGTTGGAGATATGTGGGGAGAGGGAGAGAGTCCTAAGCTGGGGAAGATTGTTGCTGTGGAGTCTGTGTTTTACATGTTGGATAAGGAGTGGATTCTTAGGTACGAGATGGGTTCGAACCGTTGGGTGAAGGAGTCGAGTGTTCCCAAGAAAGCTCATTTTGATAAACCGGTTGGGTTTGTTGCGGTGAATGGGGAGTTGCATGTTATGATTCTCTTGGATGGGTATAATCTGATGGATACTAGACAGAGGAGCAACGCTGGTTGTTTGATGATTCATGTGTATGATCCGAGGAAGAAGACTTGGAGGTCTGTTGTTGCTAAGCCGCCGTTTAATCACCAGCTTGATTTCAGGACCACGGTTATGTGCACCATCCGATTGTAG
- the LOC103846967 gene encoding LEC14B protein, translating to MFSGPSDSDTDEMGYAMSRLEIESDLCDAGKGYYGVGSSSSSSHRSSERLGDLDNEISQVTKLKSCPHERFSRQVPGRHQLPVSTVRMLAGRESNFSGRGGRFSSADRCHILSRYLPVKGPWLVDQMDSRAYVSQFSTDGSLFIAGFQGSHIRIYNVEKGWKVQKDILAKSLRWTVTDTSLSPDQRNLVYASMSPIVHIVDVGSGTTESHANVTEIHDGLDFSSEEDGGYSFGIFSVKFSTDGRELVAGSSDDSIYVYDLEANRVSLRTVAHTSDVNTVCFADESGHLILSGGDDNLCKVWDRRCFIGRDKPAGVLVGHLEGVTFIDSRGDGRYFISNGKDQTIKLWDIRKMSSTVPARNEVHRNYEWDYRWMDYPSEARDLKHPYDQSVSTYKGHSVLRTLIRCYFSPAHSTGQKYIYTGSNDSSVYIYDLESGDKAAVLKHHSSPVRDCNWHPHYPTLISSSWDGDLVKWEFPGSGEPPIMSKKRVRRRHFYY from the exons ATGTTTTCAGGACCAAGTGATTCTGATACTGATGAAATGGGTTATGCAATGAGTAGACTCGAGATTGAATCCGATCTCTGCGATGCTGGAAAAGGCTATTACGGTGTTGGTAGTAGTAGCAGTAGTAGTCACAGATCGAGTGAGCGTTTGGGTGATTTAGACAATGAGATCAGTCAAGTCACTAAGTTGAAGTCTTGTCCTCATGAACGGTTTAGCCGTCAAGTCCCCGGGAGGCATCAGTTGCCTGTTTCCACTGTGAGGATGTTGGCTGGTCGTGAGAGTAACTTCTCTGGAAGAGGAGGAAGGTTTTCTTCAGCTGATCGTTGCCATATCTTGAGTAGGTATTTGCCTGTTAAGGGTCCTTGGCTTGTGGATCAGATGGATAGCCGAGCTTATGTTTCTCAGTTTTCAACTGATGGGTCTCTCTTCATTGCTGGGTTTCAG GGAAGCCATATTCGGATTTACAATGTAGAGAAAGGTTGGAAAGTTCAAAAGGATATTCTTGCAAAGAGCTTGCGTTGGACTGTTACTGATACTTCTCTGTCCCCTGATCAGCGAAACCTG gTTTATGCAAGCATGTCACCTATCGTACACATAGTCGATGTTGGATCTGGTACAACAGAGTCTCACGCAAATGTCACG GAGATCCATGATGGATTAGACTTCTCTTCTGAGGAAGATGGAGGCTACTCTTTTGGGATATTCTCTGTTAAATTTTCAACCGATGGACGAGAACTTGTTGCTGGGAGCAGTGATGATTCCATTTACGTTTATGATCTTGAAGCAAACCGAGTCTCACTCCGTACTGTTGCACACACA TCTGATGTGAACACTGTGTGTTTCGCCGATGAAAGTGGACACCTGATTTTATCTGGAGGTGATGATAATCTCTGCAAGGTGTGGGATAGGCGTTGTTTCATTGGGAGAGATAAGCCAGCTGGTGTTCTAGTGGGACACCTCGAAGGTGTTACATTTATCGATAGCCGCGGAGATGGTCGCTATTTCATATCGAATGGCAAAGACCAAACCATCAAGCTATGGGATATCAGAAAAATGTCCTCAACCGTACCTGCAAG GAATGAGGTGCACAGAAACTATGAATGGGATTACAGATGGATGGATTACCCTTCGGAGGCAAGAGATCTAAAGCACCCTTATGATCAGTCTGTGTCCACATATAAAGGTCACTCGGTGTTGCGTACTCTCATCCGCTGCTACTTCTCTCCAGCACATAG TACTGGGCAAAAGTACATCTACACAGGATCCAACGACAGTTCTGTCTACATATATGACTTG GAAAGTGGAGATAAAGCAGCGGTGTTAAAGCACCATAGCTCACCTGTGAGAGACTGTAACTGGCATCCGCATTACCCGACGCTTATAAGCTCGTCGTGGGACGGGGATCTTGTGAAATGGGAGTTTCCTGGGAGCGGTGAGCCGCCGATCATGAGCAAGAAGAGGGTTCGAAGGAGACATTTCTACTACTGA